Proteins encoded in a region of the Flammeovirga yaeyamensis genome:
- a CDS encoding HAD family hydrolase, with the protein MSYEAIIFDLGGVILNLRYENTLEKFAEILQKPVAPFYTKKEQTSLFDDYEKGNISSADFRKGIRGLVDAPITDEQIDEAWNAMLLDLPVERIEMLKEVGKKYRIFLLSNTNEIHIHAFNKIVKDTLGEDFGDFKKLFERGYYSYEMSDRKPHPSIFETVIEENKLDKSTTLFIDDSIQHVEGAKKAGLHAHHLEDLNVIGFLKSIDVY; encoded by the coding sequence ATGTCATACGAAGCGATCATTTTTGATTTAGGAGGCGTAATCCTGAACTTAAGATACGAAAATACATTAGAAAAATTCGCAGAAATCTTACAAAAACCTGTTGCCCCTTTTTATACTAAAAAAGAGCAGACTTCTTTGTTCGATGATTATGAGAAAGGAAATATTTCTTCTGCCGATTTTAGAAAAGGAATTAGGGGTCTTGTAGATGCTCCAATTACCGACGAACAAATTGATGAGGCTTGGAATGCCATGTTATTGGATTTACCTGTGGAAAGAATTGAAATGTTGAAGGAAGTGGGTAAGAAGTACAGAATCTTCTTATTATCAAATACCAACGAGATTCACATTCACGCTTTCAATAAAATTGTGAAGGACACATTGGGAGAGGATTTTGGCGATTTCAAAAAACTATTTGAAAGAGGTTATTATTCTTATGAAATGTCTGATAGAAAACCTCATCCAAGTATTTTCGAAACAGTTATTGAAGAAAATAAATTAGACAAATCAACTACTTTATTTATAGATGATTCCATTCAACATGTGGAGGGAGCAAAGAAAGCAGGCTTGCATGCACATCATTTAGAAGACTTGAACGTGATTGGTTTCTTAAAATCTATTGACGTCTATTAA
- a CDS encoding glycosyltransferase family 117 protein: MNEFKRLNNLAGWTVFLISLAVYTITMEETASFWDCGEFIAVSYKLMVPHPPGAPFFLLINRMFSFLAFGDVLKVAWWINFQSAFMSALTILFLFWSIVMLGMKIVKPSENGYSLTNKILLLGSAAVGALAYTFSDSFWFSAVEAEVYAMSSMFTALVFWAILKWEHIENPAASNRWLIMIAYIIGLSIGVHLENLLCLPAVAMIYYYKKYPNNITFKGTIAAMAAGGAIILGIIIIVIPGLPSFAFLVDRIFVNMFGASFGTGGLVFSFLLVGALVFGIYVTQKNNMVTLNNLILGTTFILVGYMSYTLVIIRSNQLTPINENAPDDLLGYVSYLKREQYGDRPLLYGPTFDAEHVGTEVVGDKYRQAKRNGNDYYEAYDKKTKAEFAKKDMMLLPRLYSRQGHHADLYRQWAWIKPGEKPTFKHNMIYLFRYQIKHMYLRYFLWNFAGRESDEKDANSLAPWDDMQDLPELLQKNKARANFYFLPLILGILGALYHYMKDRKNFYVVAILFITMGIALVGYLNSPPVEPRERDYIYAASFYAFAMWIGFGAFAIAQFLAEKLNAKGAIAGIAVSFLIPSVMAVNGWDGHDRSNRWHSVDQARNTLASCAPNAILFTGGDNDTFPLWYVQNVEGFRTDVRVAVLSYFSTGWYLDQMKQQQYESAPLPLSISKENYVEGKNDYIPLVEDERAKNGVNLKAYLEYVNKNLPAVQVGLQGGLTTSKLLSRRFILDVDSADVVNKGIIPKGKEKFVSSKMVWDLKSSKGHIFKNELALLDLIATNDWKRPIYFNNTSANTINMDLRRYLYLEGMTYRLLPVVTEENPGEVGEVNTEVMLENIKKFAFRGLQDESVYYDDEYRKFGANTRNNVYRLAETLYYDGLLENDPGKLAKSKETLDWILEMVPDKTIPFSFYAPKYMDLYYSLGDIDKANEIFNLLVRRDAENVNYYVATGMGTDTVARRSLITLQQLFQIFQGKSRDIDARIKSVENGEADYEGKSLEDLKALKTVYAENFKLAQSTFQDCYKKMMQ; encoded by the coding sequence ATGAACGAATTTAAGCGATTAAACAATTTAGCAGGTTGGACGGTATTTTTAATATCTTTAGCTGTCTACACCATCACAATGGAAGAAACTGCATCCTTTTGGGATTGTGGTGAATTTATAGCGGTATCTTATAAGTTAATGGTACCTCACCCTCCGGGAGCTCCTTTCTTTCTTTTAATAAACAGAATGTTCTCCTTCTTAGCATTTGGAGATGTACTTAAAGTAGCTTGGTGGATCAACTTCCAATCTGCATTTATGAGTGCACTAACGATCTTATTCCTTTTCTGGAGTATTGTGATGTTAGGGATGAAAATTGTTAAACCATCAGAAAACGGTTATTCTTTAACGAATAAGATTCTTCTTTTAGGATCAGCTGCTGTTGGTGCGTTAGCTTACACATTCTCAGATTCATTCTGGTTCTCAGCTGTAGAAGCCGAAGTATATGCTATGTCGTCTATGTTTACGGCCTTGGTATTCTGGGCCATCTTAAAATGGGAACATATCGAAAATCCTGCGGCTTCCAACCGTTGGTTAATCATGATTGCATATATCATCGGATTATCTATTGGGGTCCACTTAGAAAACCTTCTTTGTTTACCAGCAGTAGCAATGATCTACTACTATAAAAAATATCCTAATAATATCACCTTTAAAGGTACTATCGCGGCAATGGCTGCTGGTGGCGCAATTATCTTAGGTATTATCATTATTGTCATTCCAGGCTTACCTTCATTTGCCTTTTTAGTGGATAGAATCTTTGTAAACATGTTTGGTGCTTCATTTGGTACTGGCGGTTTAGTATTCTCATTCTTATTGGTAGGAGCACTTGTTTTCGGTATTTATGTGACGCAAAAGAACAACATGGTTACCCTAAACAATTTGATTCTTGGAACGACATTCATTTTAGTAGGTTACATGAGTTATACTTTGGTTATTATTCGTTCAAACCAATTGACTCCAATTAATGAAAACGCTCCAGACGATTTGTTAGGATATGTATCTTACCTAAAACGTGAACAGTATGGTGATCGTCCATTATTATACGGACCAACTTTCGATGCTGAACATGTAGGAACTGAGGTTGTAGGTGATAAATACAGACAAGCAAAGAGAAACGGAAACGATTATTACGAAGCTTACGATAAGAAAACAAAAGCTGAATTTGCTAAAAAGGACATGATGTTGCTTCCTAGATTATATTCTAGACAAGGTCATCATGCTGATTTATATAGACAATGGGCATGGATAAAACCTGGAGAGAAACCTACGTTTAAGCATAATATGATCTATCTATTTAGATATCAGATAAAGCACATGTATTTGAGGTATTTCTTGTGGAACTTTGCCGGTAGAGAAAGCGATGAAAAAGATGCTAACTCCCTTGCTCCATGGGATGACATGCAAGACCTACCTGAGTTATTACAAAAAAATAAAGCGAGAGCCAATTTCTATTTCTTGCCTTTAATCTTAGGTATTTTAGGTGCATTGTATCATTATATGAAGGACAGAAAGAACTTCTATGTAGTCGCAATATTATTTATTACTATGGGTATCGCTTTGGTTGGATACCTGAACTCTCCTCCTGTTGAACCTAGGGAACGTGACTACATATATGCAGCCTCCTTCTATGCCTTTGCCATGTGGATTGGATTCGGTGCATTTGCTATCGCTCAATTCTTGGCAGAGAAATTAAACGCTAAAGGAGCAATTGCTGGTATTGCTGTATCGTTCTTGATTCCTTCAGTAATGGCTGTAAATGGATGGGATGGTCACGATAGATCGAACCGTTGGCATTCAGTTGATCAAGCAAGAAATACATTAGCTTCTTGTGCACCGAATGCAATTCTATTTACAGGTGGTGATAATGATACCTTCCCATTATGGTATGTTCAAAACGTAGAAGGATTTAGAACCGATGTTCGTGTGGCAGTATTAAGTTACTTTAGTACTGGGTGGTATTTGGATCAGATGAAACAACAACAGTATGAATCAGCTCCATTGCCATTATCAATTTCTAAAGAAAACTATGTGGAAGGTAAAAACGATTACATTCCATTAGTAGAAGACGAAAGAGCAAAGAATGGTGTGAATCTTAAAGCTTACTTAGAGTATGTAAATAAGAACTTGCCAGCTGTTCAAGTAGGATTACAAGGTGGATTAACAACATCTAAATTATTATCAAGAAGATTTATTTTAGATGTTGATAGTGCCGATGTAGTCAATAAAGGAATCATTCCTAAAGGGAAAGAAAAATTTGTTTCTTCTAAAATGGTATGGGACTTGAAGTCATCAAAAGGACATATCTTCAAAAACGAATTGGCCTTACTTGATTTGATTGCGACCAACGATTGGAAACGCCCTATCTATTTCAATAACACTTCTGCAAATACCATCAACATGGACTTGAGAAGATACTTGTATTTAGAAGGTATGACGTACCGTTTACTACCTGTAGTTACAGAAGAAAATCCTGGTGAGGTAGGAGAAGTAAACACTGAAGTGATGTTGGAGAACATCAAGAAGTTTGCTTTCAGAGGTCTTCAAGATGAAAGTGTATATTATGATGATGAATACCGTAAGTTTGGTGCAAACACTAGAAATAACGTGTACCGTCTTGCAGAAACATTATACTATGATGGTCTTCTAGAAAACGATCCTGGGAAATTGGCTAAATCGAAAGAAACATTGGATTGGATTCTTGAGATGGTTCCAGATAAAACAATTCCATTTAGTTTCTACGCACCTAAGTACATGGATTTATACTATAGTTTAGGTGATATAGATAAAGCTAACGAGATCTTTAACCTATTGGTAAGACGTGATGCTGAAAATGTAAATTACTATGTCGCTACAGGCATGGGTACAGATACTGTTGCTAGAAGATCTTTGATTACTTTACAGCAGCTTTTCCAAATTTTCCAAGGCAAATCAAGAGATATCGATGCTCGAATTAAGTCAGTTGAAAATGGAGAGGCAGACTACGAAGGAAAATCTTTAGAAGATTTGAAAGCTTTAAAAACAGTATATGCTGAAAACTTCAAGTTAGCACAATCTACTTTCCAAGATTGTTATAAAAAGATGATGCAATAG
- a CDS encoding acyl-CoA desaturase, whose translation MYLIIAFFIIHWYSSLFFQTFFLHRYAAHQMFTMSKGWERVFFVLTYIFQGSNYLSAYGYGIMHRMHHAFADTEDDPHSPKYSPSLFSMMWSTKNIYTDICKGRVEVDAKFTKNVPEWHSFDKFASNWFSRIGWGLVYVAVYVYAYMELGMSPWFFLLLPIHFLMAPVHGAIINWFAHIYGYRNFEVSDTSTNFLPFDFLMMGESYHNNHHARGSRANFGGIRWHEIDPTYLIIIVLDKVGVIKLKQTKEKKSTTVNEKAAVAG comes from the coding sequence ATGTATTTAATTATTGCCTTTTTTATAATTCATTGGTACTCTTCTTTATTCTTCCAAACATTTTTCTTGCATAGATATGCAGCACATCAAATGTTTACCATGTCGAAAGGATGGGAGAGAGTATTTTTTGTATTAACCTACATCTTTCAAGGATCAAATTATTTAAGTGCGTACGGTTATGGAATTATGCACAGAATGCACCATGCTTTTGCCGATACGGAAGACGATCCACATTCACCCAAATACTCACCATCGTTATTCTCGATGATGTGGTCTACAAAAAACATTTATACAGATATCTGTAAAGGTAGAGTAGAAGTTGATGCTAAATTCACTAAGAATGTTCCTGAGTGGCATTCGTTCGATAAATTTGCAAGTAATTGGTTCTCAAGAATTGGTTGGGGATTAGTTTACGTAGCTGTTTACGTTTATGCTTACATGGAATTAGGTATGAGTCCTTGGTTCTTCTTATTACTTCCTATTCACTTTTTGATGGCACCGGTTCACGGGGCAATCATCAATTGGTTTGCACATATCTACGGATATAGAAACTTTGAAGTAAGTGATACATCAACGAATTTCTTACCTTTTGATTTCTTGATGATGGGTGAGTCTTATCACAATAACCATCACGCAAGAGGTTCAAGAGCCAATTTTGGAGGTATTCGTTGGCACGAAATCGATCCAACATATCTAATCATTATTGTATTGGATAAGGTAGGAGTGATTAAGTTGAAACAAACGAAAGAGAAAAAATCAACTACAGTAAATGAGAAAGCTGCTGTGGCAGGGTAA